A single genomic interval of Rosistilla ulvae harbors:
- a CDS encoding thioredoxin family protein — protein MRIALLLTALFVFAATVRAEIPWNADLKVAHQQAQAEGKLLLVHFESDNCVWCDRLEAGAFQSPDVAAVIQQAYVPVKINASKNKKLAEYFKVNRFPTDVVVDASGAVHSHSVSPQAPLQYITMLQEAATKGGHPIGAPAANIAQQQQAPAQAALQSPAIAAQMPATPPTAAAPAGQPQQAVAGNAPPAGGGYALPPSAAGNVAANAPSNQFQLPSHSPLQAPPVTPVSAAISMPPSKPIHQNDGGAASIAANEFATNPTPEPASQAAATTPSPSAAPPLAMDGYCPVAILEETRWVSGDKQFGAIHLGKLYLFSSDQAQTKFLADPEKYTPALGGMDVVRFFENQEQLEGNREFGLHHQGQLYFFTSEDSLKRFFQSPESYSVKAQDVMHQAMSQVRQLH, from the coding sequence ATGCGTATCGCATTGTTGTTAACTGCTCTGTTTGTATTCGCCGCCACTGTCCGAGCGGAGATTCCTTGGAACGCCGACCTCAAGGTCGCCCACCAGCAAGCGCAAGCCGAGGGGAAGCTATTGCTTGTCCACTTCGAAAGCGACAACTGCGTCTGGTGCGACCGCCTGGAAGCGGGGGCGTTCCAAAGCCCCGACGTTGCCGCCGTGATCCAACAGGCCTACGTGCCCGTGAAGATCAACGCCAGCAAAAACAAGAAGCTTGCCGAATACTTTAAGGTCAATCGATTCCCGACCGATGTCGTCGTCGACGCCTCCGGCGCAGTCCACTCCCACAGCGTCAGCCCCCAAGCTCCGCTGCAGTACATCACCATGCTGCAAGAAGCCGCGACCAAGGGGGGCCACCCGATCGGAGCTCCTGCCGCGAACATCGCACAGCAACAACAAGCCCCGGCACAAGCGGCGCTGCAATCGCCCGCGATCGCAGCCCAAATGCCTGCGACACCGCCGACGGCAGCCGCCCCGGCGGGCCAACCGCAACAAGCCGTTGCAGGCAACGCCCCACCAGCCGGTGGCGGATATGCATTGCCCCCATCGGCAGCCGGAAACGTCGCCGCCAACGCGCCGTCGAACCAGTTCCAACTGCCCAGCCATTCACCACTGCAAGCGCCGCCAGTGACTCCGGTCTCCGCCGCGATCTCGATGCCGCCGTCGAAACCGATTCACCAGAATGATGGTGGGGCCGCATCGATCGCAGCTAACGAATTTGCCACCAACCCAACTCCAGAACCTGCGAGCCAAGCGGCTGCAACGACACCAAGCCCGTCGGCGGCACCTCCGCTGGCAATGGACGGCTATTGCCCCGTCGCAATCTTGGAGGAAACTCGCTGGGTCAGCGGCGACAAGCAATTCGGTGCGATCCACCTTGGCAAACTGTACCTGTTCAGCAGCGATCAGGCTCAAACCAAATTCCTCGCCGACCCGGAGAAATACACTCCGGCCCTGGGAGGCATGGACGTCGTACGGTTCTTTGAAAACCAAGAACAACTCGAAGGCAACCGTGAATTCGGCCTGCACCACCAAGGCCAGCTGTACTTCTTCACCAGCGAGGACTCACTGAAGCGGTTCTTCCAATCGCCCGAATCCTACAGCGTGAAAGCTCAAGACGTGATGCACCAAGCGATGAGCCAAGTGCGACAACTTCACTAA
- a CDS encoding DUF2062 domain-containing protein, with product MWIRIRRFVMHNILHADDPPHPLALGVAIGLFVTFTPTIGLQMLLVMFLAWALRANKLVGLPIVWLSNPATFVPIYLPCYQVGRLLLGSEPKGRDWWHGLQHPPTGFLNKTEFYWTRIWEIIGPLTVGCLVVASIVAVLGYCLAYSVIYTYRMKRFGAITPP from the coding sequence ATGTGGATTCGCATTCGTCGCTTTGTCATGCACAACATCCTGCATGCCGACGACCCGCCCCATCCGCTGGCACTCGGGGTTGCGATCGGATTATTCGTCACCTTTACCCCGACGATCGGGCTGCAGATGCTGCTGGTGATGTTCCTCGCCTGGGCCTTGCGGGCCAACAAATTGGTCGGTCTTCCGATCGTTTGGCTCAGCAATCCCGCGACGTTTGTGCCGATCTATCTCCCCTGTTACCAGGTCGGACGGCTGCTGTTGGGCAGCGAACCTAAAGGCCGCGATTGGTGGCATGGCTTGCAACATCCCCCCACAGGATTCTTGAACAAGACCGAATTCTATTGGACCAGAATCTGGGAGATTATCGGCCCCCTGACGGTCGGCTGCTTGGTCGTCGCCAGTATTGTCGCGGTGCTCGGATACTGCCTCGCTTATTCGGTGATCTACACCTATCGAATGAAACGCTTTGGGGCGATCACCCCGCCGTAA
- a CDS encoding right-handed parallel beta-helix repeat-containing protein, protein MMYLRLLLVASVLILGFARLGYAQSPFIVLMDPAGSDANDGLTVDTPVLTLQRVQQILKSTLADNNRDAEVRIGPGTYRRQSIRWTFTMPEHSITFMPRSGDKVRPVFDGVENRGTWFHLDHSLGQQTGLNFQYIHVTGYATAISLNGNRNAVGTCNRGNSIYGCMFTDVGEGSTAAVRLVNSKDNSIVNNHFVNITRSSRYGLLHAIYIAHHSSGNQILRNRFQDCCGDPVRVRDASNNNIVNENTFIRAGIAAAYSQWYCDHRRNDDDNPRNDCSKPTPECPSWNNQFRNNRLLETYNGERLPAWAFAQDDVDSLCPPPSPGAKRLETSGNRHE, encoded by the coding sequence ATGATGTATCTACGCTTATTGCTTGTCGCTTCCGTTCTGATCCTTGGGTTCGCGCGTCTGGGATACGCTCAGTCGCCGTTTATTGTGCTGATGGATCCTGCGGGATCGGATGCCAACGACGGTTTGACTGTTGACACGCCTGTCTTGACGCTCCAGCGGGTGCAGCAGATCTTGAAGTCGACGCTTGCCGACAATAACCGAGACGCGGAGGTTCGGATTGGTCCCGGCACCTACCGCAGGCAGAGCATTCGCTGGACATTCACGATGCCGGAGCACTCGATCACTTTCATGCCCCGCTCTGGCGACAAGGTGCGGCCGGTTTTCGATGGTGTTGAGAATCGCGGAACTTGGTTCCACCTCGACCACTCTTTGGGGCAGCAGACGGGGCTGAACTTCCAGTACATCCACGTCACGGGTTACGCGACAGCGATCTCGCTGAACGGGAACCGGAATGCGGTGGGAACGTGTAATCGCGGCAACTCGATATACGGATGTATGTTCACAGATGTTGGTGAGGGCTCGACCGCCGCAGTGCGACTCGTCAATTCCAAAGACAACTCGATCGTCAACAATCATTTCGTGAACATCACGAGGTCGAGCCGGTACGGGCTGCTGCACGCAATCTATATCGCGCACCATTCGTCGGGGAATCAAATTCTTCGCAACCGATTCCAGGATTGCTGCGGTGATCCGGTTCGCGTTCGCGATGCATCAAACAACAACATTGTCAATGAAAACACGTTCATCCGCGCGGGGATCGCTGCAGCGTATTCTCAGTGGTACTGTGACCACCGTCGCAACGACGACGACAACCCACGCAATGATTGTTCGAAGCCCACGCCGGAATGTCCTTCGTGGAACAACCAGTTCCGAAACAATCGACTGTTGGAAACCTACAACGGGGAACGACTGCCCGCGTGGGCTTTTGCTCAAGACGATGTTGATTCCCTGTGTCCGCCGCCGTCGCCGGGTGCAAAGAGATTGGAAACCAGTGGCAACAGACACGAATAG
- the carA gene encoding glutamine-hydrolyzing carbamoyl-phosphate synthase small subunit, giving the protein MNTRAPAKLALEDGTVYTGISVGAAGEVDGEVVFNTAMTGYQEILTDPSYRGQIVTMTSPEIGNYGINDDDREHQEPRLSGFVIRESSRVYSNYRAQGGLTEYLQKHGVVAIAEIDTRALVRRIRDLGAMKGILSTTDLDDASLVAKAKASPGLVGRDLVCEVMPKSVETWSVRLDEWTDASTPDSGAHIVCLDFGMKWNIPRHLHSRGNRVTIVPGSTTADEILGMEPDGIFLSNGPGDPEPLEYAQQTIRQLIGKKPIFGICLGHQLLSLACGAKAFKLKFGHRGVNQPVLDLTTGKIEITTQNHGFAIEQSSLPDCLEVTHMNLNDDTVAGVRHRQHDAFSVQYHPEASSGPHDSHYLFDRFQESISSQPAGS; this is encoded by the coding sequence ATGAACACGCGAGCCCCTGCAAAACTGGCACTGGAAGATGGCACTGTCTACACCGGCATTTCGGTCGGTGCGGCGGGCGAAGTCGATGGCGAAGTCGTCTTCAACACCGCAATGACCGGGTATCAAGAAATCTTGACCGACCCAAGCTACCGCGGCCAGATCGTCACGATGACCAGTCCCGAGATCGGCAATTACGGGATCAACGATGACGACCGCGAACATCAGGAGCCTCGGTTGTCGGGATTTGTGATCCGCGAATCGAGCCGCGTCTACAGCAACTATCGCGCTCAAGGCGGCCTAACCGAATATCTGCAAAAACATGGCGTCGTCGCGATCGCCGAGATCGACACCCGGGCTTTGGTCCGCCGCATCCGAGATCTCGGAGCGATGAAGGGAATTCTGTCGACGACCGATCTGGACGATGCCAGCTTGGTTGCCAAGGCGAAGGCTTCTCCTGGACTGGTCGGCCGCGACCTGGTCTGCGAAGTGATGCCGAAATCGGTCGAAACCTGGTCGGTTCGCTTGGACGAATGGACCGACGCTTCGACCCCCGATTCGGGTGCCCATATCGTCTGCCTCGACTTTGGCATGAAATGGAACATCCCGCGACACTTGCATTCCCGCGGCAATCGCGTGACCATCGTCCCCGGTTCGACCACCGCCGACGAAATTTTGGGCATGGAACCCGACGGAATCTTTTTGTCCAACGGCCCTGGCGATCCCGAACCGCTCGAGTACGCGCAACAAACGATTCGCCAGCTGATCGGCAAGAAACCGATCTTCGGAATCTGCCTGGGACACCAATTGCTGTCGCTGGCATGTGGCGCGAAAGCGTTCAAGTTGAAGTTTGGGCATCGTGGAGTCAATCAACCGGTCTTGGATCTAACCACCGGGAAGATCGAAATCACCACGCAGAACCATGGCTTTGCGATCGAGCAATCGTCGCTGCCCGACTGCTTGGAAGTGACCCACATGAATCTGAACGACGATACCGTTGCGGGCGTTCGGCACCGCCAACACGATGCGTTTAGCGTCCAATACCACCCCGAGGCTTCGTCGGGTCCCCACGACAGCCACTATCTATTCGATCGCTTCCAAGAATCGATCTCTTCTCAACCCGCCGGCTCATAA
- a CDS encoding 5-formyltetrahydrofolate cyclo-ligase, translating into MTLPENEIAQRKDAIRKQAHANRKEQAAKEVVSQRITDRLHRMPQYQSAAVVMYYVDVRDEVRTRHALPDALASGKKIVVPFCVDGDLKLFHLESMDELEVGMYKILEPRTDLRELASKRGEVAELDLVIVPGVAFDRSGGRTGHGKGYYDKLLEHARADTPLISLAFECQMFPEIPVAGHDISMDFVVTEDAVYPGRGRAE; encoded by the coding sequence ATGACGTTGCCTGAAAACGAGATCGCCCAACGCAAGGACGCGATTCGCAAGCAAGCTCACGCCAATCGCAAGGAGCAAGCGGCCAAGGAAGTGGTCAGTCAGCGGATCACCGATCGGTTGCATCGGATGCCGCAGTACCAAAGCGCCGCGGTGGTGATGTATTACGTCGACGTTCGCGACGAAGTTCGCACGCGACACGCATTGCCCGACGCGCTGGCGTCGGGCAAAAAGATCGTCGTGCCGTTTTGCGTCGATGGCGATCTAAAGCTGTTCCATCTCGAATCGATGGACGAACTGGAAGTCGGGATGTACAAGATCCTCGAACCGCGAACCGATTTGCGGGAACTAGCCAGCAAGCGGGGCGAGGTTGCCGAACTGGATCTGGTGATCGTGCCGGGCGTCGCTTTTGATCGCAGCGGGGGGCGAACCGGGCATGGCAAAGGGTATTACGACAAATTGCTCGAACACGCTCGCGCCGATACGCCGCTGATTTCGCTGGCCTTCGAATGCCAAATGTTCCCCGAAATCCCTGTCGCCGGCCACGATATCTCGATGGATTTTGTCGTCACCGAAGATGCGGTCTATCCCGGTCGCGGCCGCGCCGAATAA
- a CDS encoding ATP-binding protein codes for MSNPLTVVISQGQSRNPQKRGLEQTVAQQAAEIDGVSVLLIPHLYDLAATGESLATLRSIPGDIVVLSWVYERAAHWILDRNGVRGQVGEVMLVREEDDDQASEEEDPQENEKERVAELVPRPARMIYGLDFRVTESADLIVTELQRIASLPRTTEKSAAARFAQPTNTTSLRLAGDADSDDNMLAAAPKTNGHTAEPALFGIGAVTKIDESPSRRWYPVIDFSRCTNCMECIDFCLFGVYGVDTVETILVEQPDNCRKGCPACSRVCPENAIIFPQHKSPGIAGAPVEAGGLKIDLSKLFGAPDADEDPIATAARERDEQLLLAGRATVGLEVGIPKRQTDSADKPKDDLDNLLDELDGLDL; via the coding sequence ATGTCCAATCCGTTGACCGTTGTTATCTCGCAGGGGCAGAGTCGCAATCCACAGAAACGTGGACTCGAACAGACAGTTGCCCAACAGGCTGCGGAGATCGACGGGGTCAGCGTGCTGTTAATTCCGCATCTGTACGATCTCGCCGCGACCGGAGAAAGCCTGGCGACGCTGCGTTCGATCCCGGGGGACATCGTCGTTTTGTCATGGGTATATGAACGGGCAGCCCATTGGATCTTGGATCGCAATGGGGTCCGTGGCCAAGTTGGCGAGGTGATGTTAGTCCGCGAGGAGGATGACGATCAGGCGAGCGAAGAGGAAGATCCCCAGGAGAACGAAAAGGAACGTGTCGCCGAACTTGTGCCGCGCCCCGCTCGAATGATCTACGGACTCGACTTCCGCGTTACCGAATCGGCCGATCTAATCGTCACCGAACTGCAGCGGATCGCCTCGCTCCCTCGAACCACCGAGAAATCGGCCGCCGCGAGATTTGCTCAACCGACCAACACGACCTCGCTGCGATTGGCTGGCGATGCCGATTCGGACGACAACATGCTCGCTGCAGCCCCAAAAACCAACGGGCACACGGCCGAACCGGCGTTGTTTGGGATCGGTGCGGTGACCAAGATCGACGAATCGCCCAGCCGTCGCTGGTATCCGGTAATCGATTTCAGCCGCTGCACCAACTGCATGGAGTGCATCGATTTCTGCTTGTTTGGCGTTTACGGCGTCGATACTGTCGAAACGATCCTTGTCGAACAGCCCGATAACTGTCGCAAGGGCTGCCCGGCCTGCAGCCGCGTCTGTCCCGAGAATGCGATTATCTTCCCGCAGCACAAATCGCCTGGGATCGCCGGGGCGCCGGTCGAAGCGGGGGGCTTGAAGATCGATCTATCGAAGCTGTTCGGCGCGCCCGATGCCGATGAAGATCCGATCGCGACGGCAGCTCGCGAACGGGATGAACAGCTGCTGTTGGCTGGTCGAGCCACCGTCGGATTGGAGGTGGGCATTCCAAAACGCCAAACCGATTCGGCCGACAAACCGAAAGACGACCTGGACAACCTGTTGGATGAACTGGACGGGCTGGACCTGTAG